Part of the Pedobacter roseus genome is shown below.
AATGTTTGGATAGGTTGCCCCTCTTCCATCGCCCAGCTCGGGATCCCAGAATTTCCATGGAGAAAAAGTAAGCAGGTTGGTACCATTGGTAAATACCCTGATTTTTTTGATGGCCGCTTTTTTCATCCATTCTCCCTTAAAGGTATATCCGATTTCAGCACTTTTTAAACGCAGGTAATCTGCCCGCTGGATCCACCAGGTACTGGTGTAATAATTGGTGGTTGCATCTTGATTGGTAGATAAACGTGGGTAAAACGGACGAGGATTTGGATTGGTAGGTGTCCACCTGTCCAATACCTGCGTGTACATGTTACCGTACGAAGCGCCCTGTGTAAAAGGCGTTGTACCGAAACCACTTGCGTAGTTAAAATCAACTAATGCAGCTCCCTGGAAGAACAGTGCAATATCAAATCCTTTATAACCACCACCAAAATTTAAACCGTAAATGATACGCGGTGTAGCACCATAACCTATCGCCGTCTGATCGTTTGAATTGATGATACCATCACCATTTAAATCTTTGTAACGGATATCGCCTACCCTCACATCACCTGATTGAACGGCGGAATTATCGATCTCATCCTGCGATTGGAATAATCCGGTTGCAATGTAACCAAAGCGCTGGCTGATGGGCTGCCCGATCCTGTTCAGGTAATCGTAGCGCCAGGGTGGCAAACCGTCAAAAACCGCTAAATTTTTATTGTAGTTAAAACTTCCCCTAAAACTCACAAAACTATCATCCTTAAAGTTTTTGGTATAATTTAAGGTTAAATCGATGCCCTTGTTTTTGGTACGACCAATGTTATTGTAAGGGATATTGCCTGATGTAAAACCTGAGTTATAAGCAATTACCAGGTTAGGCAACAAAATACCCTCCCGTTTTTCTTTAAACAACTCTACAATTAACTGTAAATCATTATTCAGGAAGTTAAGTTCGATACCCAGGTTGTTGCGGTAAGAACTTTCCCATTTCACATCACCACCAATACGCGATTCGCTATAACCTGTAAAACCTAAAGTAGAACCTGGCTCGCCAAAAGTATAGGAGCCGCTGTTTGCAAGCGTGGTTAAATATAAAAATCTAAAATCAGGATTGCTTACTGCCGCATTACCCGATACGCCATAGCTATATCTCAATTTGAAATAAGACACTACGTTTTTAATCGACTTAAAGAATTTTTCGTTCGATACAATCCAGCCCGCACCAATAGCCGGGAAGAAACCATATCTTCTATCAGGAATAAATGCATCAGAACCTGAATACGAAGCACTAAGCTCGGCAAAATACTTGTCTTTATAACCATAACTTACCCTTCCGTTGATGTTGCGCTGGCGGTATGGAATAGCTGCCTTGTAACCATAGTTTTCTACATTTACAGTGGCATCAGTATAGTTTGATTGGTTAAACAATAAAAGTCCGCCGATATCATGATCGCCAAATTTGCGCGAATAGTTTAAAGAAGTTTCAGTATAAAAACGTTTATCACCATAACGGCTCGTTCCAAAAGTCAAATCGTTTGTTCCCGGTGTAGTAATCTGTGTAATTAAGCTCCCATCAGCATTACGGCCAGTTGCCCAATAAGTTTGCAATGTTCTTCCCCTCGAATAGTTAATGGTATTATTTAAATCGAAGGCAAACATGGTCGAAAAGTTTAAACCTTCTACCAGCATACTCAGATCCTGGGTTACCTTAAGGTTAGAACGCACTGTACCCGTTGAGTTATTGGTAATACCCGATTGGGTTAAAGCCATATAGGGACTAAATAAAGTACCTGCCAGCTGAGGCCATTGCCCGTTAGAGTAGCGTGGCGGAATAACGTGCGGAGCAGATGAAGTTGCCAGGGCAAAAATGGCATCAGTACCGTAGTTAGGCTGGTTCCTTGTACCTATAAATCCATTTATTCCCAAAGCCAGTTTGGTAGTTTTGGTTACATTTACATCAAGATTACTGGTAAAATTAAATCTGTCGTATTTCAGGGCAGAGTTATAACTCTGTACATCATCTGTTTTAAAGAGGCCTGTTTCGCCAAAATAACCGGTAGAGATGTAGTAGGTCGAGTTTTCAGAACCACCACTTATATTTAAGGTAGCACGTTTATTCTGACCGTATTTGTTGAACAATACATCATACCAGTTCACATTCGGACTTAAATCCGGATCAACACCACTCGCGGTTTTATCAATCTGGGCCTGTGTGTACAAAGGTGTTCTGCCGCGCATGGTTAAACCTTCGTTATACAGCTGCATAAAGTTTGGACCATCGATAAAGGTTGGCAGATCAGTAAACTTATTAACGGCCTGGTTAAACTCCGCATTGATCTGTGGCTTTCCCATCTTTCCTTTTTTGGTATTGATGATAATTACCCCGTTAGCACCTCTCGTACCATAAATTGCGGTTGATGCAGCATCTTTTAGAATGGTAAAGTTATCGATATCCTCAGGATCGATGTTATTGATGCTTCGGTCGGGCACACCATCTACCACCAAAAGCGGCGCCTGGGGACTTGATGCGAAGGTACCGATACCACGGATAAAAATCGAGGTTGCGTCAGCACCGGGCGCACCACTTCTGGTATAAGCTACCACCCCAGCCATACGGCCGGCAATGGCTGATGCAAGATCCCGAACCGGAAGTTTCAGTTCTTCAGCCTTAACAGTAACCTGTGCACCTACTAAACTGGTTTTCTTCTGCTTGCCATAAGCTACAATGGCAACTTCCTGCAAACTGCCTTCTTCTGGCTCCAGGGTTATATTCAGGTCTACTTTATTGCGTACGGGTACCGTGTATTTTTTGTAGCCGACAAAAATAAATTCCAGCTGATCAGTCGGTTCAACATCGATGGTGTAAAAGCCCTTTCCGTCGGTTACCACCCCTCTTTTACTTCCAACCACTTTTACCGAAACACCTGGTAATGGCGTGCCGAGCTCATCTTTAACTACACCCGAGACTTTCAGAAATCTCGCGCTTGTATTGTCCAATGAAAAATAAGCCTTTCCCTTAGGTTCAGGACTTATCAAAGGAGAAATTTTTGCAGCGGCATAACTATTTCCATAGCCGGTAAGCAGCATCCCTCCCAATAACAGGTAATTAATTCTCATATAGTTTGTTTGATTTTTGTTTATCTGACCAGAAGAATCTGTTTGGTTAGAAGCGCTGGTTTATTTGGTTACCCCTAAGATAATGTGAAATAAAAACCAGAATAACATCTTGCGCCGTACAAATAAAAGACAAAACATTGTACAGCTAACCCATTAATAATGAGCAGATAACATTAATACAAAAAACAAAATGGATAGCGGGTTTTTCGCTGATAATATGGGATTATAAGCGTAACTGTAAAGCCAAAGATTAAAACACTTCCTTCGTAGATAAATCCTGTAGTTTTGGGGAAACCGCTTTACCGATGCCACTAAACAAAATCTTGATACCCATTACTTTACCTATAGATTTTTTGTAACTGGTAGCAAGCACTTTTTTACCGTTCAGCATTACCGAAGCCTTTTTATTAACCACCCTGATTTCTATATCACCTCCGTTAGTGGGGTCGAAAGCCAATGCGCCCAAAAACTGCTCCGCCCCGACTACCCTGGTCTCAGAGAACTTATATTGCGAAAATGCCACACAGTTGCTTCTGTTAAGTGTTAAAAGATGACGGTGTTTTTCGCCCAAAATAATAACTGTGGTTTCTACACACTGTGTGCCCGGACGGCTCTGTTCCGAAAAAACCCTACAGGTAAAAGAAAAATTATCGCCACTGATATTGGAAGGTTTTATATTACTAAAACCCACTAAAAAAGGTTTATTGGTCGCCAAACCGGCAGAATCCAACTGTTCTTTCGAAACATAAATGTTTTTGGGGTTTAAAGCCTTAAGTCCGGCAATAGGGAATGCCCTCGAAGTATCGTTGCCCGAATTGGCTACCCAACCTTTTGTTTGCATATAAACCGAAATGGTATCGATGGGTTTATCGTGATATAAAAGCGTGGCATATACTACCCCCGGGTTTCTGAAAAACTTGGCAATTTCTTTTTTACCACTGATAGGCGTTTGAAGTGCTTCGTCCATAAAATCGATCTTAAATTCTTCATTACCAATATGCGGTAACTTCGACTTTAATTTAAATACGGCAGTATGTGGTACATTACCAAAAGGATTTTCACAGATCAATTCTGTATCGGAAGCCGGCTGTACCGATTTCAAAATAAAAAAGCCACCGATTAAAACAAGCAATAAAAAAGCAACAATACCTGCGTAAATGTATTTTCTACGGTTCTTTTTTGGCGCTTTGGGCGCAATTTCTTCTTCAGGCTGAGCAATAAGCGGTTCTGGCTTTGCTTCAATGGGCTGTACTGAATTTACCAGCTCAAATTCCTGCCAATCGCGGTAGCCAATAAACTGTGCCAGGGCATCGCGGGTGGCTTTTTGGGGGAAATAGCGTTGTGGCGTTTTCAACTGACCAAACAACCTTTTAAGTGTATTTACACTTAAATATACTTTGGTTTGTTTACCCAACTGACTGCTCAACCTGTTATAATCAGATACACGCCATTCTTCAATCGCTGTAGAGTCCATTTTTTTGGCAATAATCCTACAACAGATATCCAGGGCATCAAAGGCAGATTGATTGCTCTGCATTATGGCATTAGGCTCCATCACTCTTTCGCATTTGTATTGGTTAGGGATTAATAGCAACGCTCGTCTAAAAACACCTTAAAACAGTATTTGTAAACTTTGTTTACAAACATATAAATTACTGTTTAGATAGCCTTACATTAATTTGCTTTTTTTTAACCGTTTATTAAGCAAAGTATAAAGACGGCCTGATCTATTTAAAAACCAAAAACTAGCCGTTATCGTTTTTATCCTCTTCCGGATAATGCAGGTGTATATCCTGTTGTGCAAATGGAATTTCGATATTATTGGCTTTAAAAACCTTATTAATGGCTATAATAAGGTCGCTCCGCGTGGGTAATGCTTCAGCAATATGTTTGGTCCAGAAATAGATCTTTAAATCGATGGCACTGTTTCCAAACTGTTCATATTGGATCACTGGTGCAGGGCTTTTTAAAATACGCTCTTCACTTTCCAATACATCTTTAAGCAGTTGCCTGCATTTTTCCAGATCGGTATGGTAAGCTACGCCTATAACAATCGAAATTCTTTTTCTGTTGCCACCCAGCGACCAGTTGATTAAATGCGAATTAAGCAGATCGCCATTGGGCATGACCACATCGGCCCCATCCCAGGTGGCAATGATGCTGCTTCTAAAGCCGATCGATTTCATGGTACCGCCCTGTCCGTCCACATCAACAATATCGCCAACGTTTACCGGTTTTTCGAAAGCAATGATCAGACCGCTCACCAGGTTATTTACCAATGTTTGCAATCCAAAGCCGATACCAACGCCCAAAGCACTTAAAACTATGGTAAAACGGTCCATCGGGATACCTGCTGCACCTACAGCAAGGAAAAGTCCGAGGCTCAATATCGAAATCCTGACCAGCAGCAGCCAGCTTCCAATACCTTGCTTTTTTGATTTATCGCCATGGCTTTTATCCAAATGCCAATCGGAAGCAAAAAAAGATACAATCTTCGAAATAATCACAGCGATGGCCATGATACCAAAAAACAGCACTAAATTATTGATACTAAAGGTATAATTGCCAATGGTGCGGTCTTCACTAAAAAACTCAATAAGCGGGCGAGACAAATACGCGAATGCAGGGAAATTGCGTCCGAACAAAATTACCCAGCCGATGACCAAAAGCACATAAAACAGCACGGGAGCCCTGCTGCCCACCTTTTCGTAGTTGAGGTAAAACAATTTCCGGTTCGGGCTCGAATATACATTGAATGCGAGCGATAAGCCCTCATTAATCAGCCTAACGGTCCACAGGAAGAGTATGGCAATAACCACATTTAAAAAACCACTGATAAATAACGCTTTTGCAAGGTTATA
Proteins encoded:
- a CDS encoding SusC/RagA family TonB-linked outer membrane protein, with amino-acid sequence MRINYLLLGGMLLTGYGNSYAAAKISPLISPEPKGKAYFSLDNTSARFLKVSGVVKDELGTPLPGVSVKVVGSKRGVVTDGKGFYTIDVEPTDQLEFIFVGYKKYTVPVRNKVDLNITLEPEEGSLQEVAIVAYGKQKKTSLVGAQVTVKAEELKLPVRDLASAIAGRMAGVVAYTRSGAPGADATSIFIRGIGTFASSPQAPLLVVDGVPDRSINNIDPEDIDNFTILKDAASTAIYGTRGANGVIIINTKKGKMGKPQINAEFNQAVNKFTDLPTFIDGPNFMQLYNEGLTMRGRTPLYTQAQIDKTASGVDPDLSPNVNWYDVLFNKYGQNKRATLNISGGSENSTYYISTGYFGETGLFKTDDVQSYNSALKYDRFNFTSNLDVNVTKTTKLALGINGFIGTRNQPNYGTDAIFALATSSAPHVIPPRYSNGQWPQLAGTLFSPYMALTQSGITNNSTGTVRSNLKVTQDLSMLVEGLNFSTMFAFDLNNTINYSRGRTLQTYWATGRNADGSLITQITTPGTNDLTFGTSRYGDKRFYTETSLNYSRKFGDHDIGGLLLFNQSNYTDATVNVENYGYKAAIPYRQRNINGRVSYGYKDKYFAELSASYSGSDAFIPDRRYGFFPAIGAGWIVSNEKFFKSIKNVVSYFKLRYSYGVSGNAAVSNPDFRFLYLTTLANSGSYTFGEPGSTLGFTGYSESRIGGDVKWESSYRNNLGIELNFLNNDLQLIVELFKEKREGILLPNLVIAYNSGFTSGNIPYNNIGRTKNKGIDLTLNYTKNFKDDSFVSFRGSFNYNKNLAVFDGLPPWRYDYLNRIGQPISQRFGYIATGLFQSQDEIDNSAVQSGDVRVGDIRYKDLNGDGIINSNDQTAIGYGATPRIIYGLNFGGGYKGFDIALFFQGAALVDFNYASGFGTTPFTQGASYGNMYTQVLDRWTPTNPNPRPFYPRLSTNQDATTNYYTSTWWIQRADYLRLKSAEIGYTFKGEWMKKAAIKKIRVFTNGTNLLTFSPWKFWDPELGDGRGATYPNITTYNLGLRVNFQ